One segment of Desulfosudis oleivorans Hxd3 DNA contains the following:
- a CDS encoding CarD family transcriptional regulator — MAQKVKPKKGPVVKKGPNNYQPGDLVVYPAHGVGRIETIESRNIGDTRQDFYIMKILETNMVIMIPTQNLTAVGIRNVICKKEVSKIYNIIRSQEECGAGDNQTWNRRYKEYMDKIKTGSLYEVAEVFRDLFLLKMTKDLSFGERKLLDTAQGLLVKELSIAKGAEEKTVISEIESFFPKMPPSHAAG; from the coding sequence ATGGCGCAGAAGGTAAAACCCAAAAAAGGGCCGGTCGTTAAAAAAGGCCCGAACAACTATCAACCCGGCGACCTGGTGGTCTACCCGGCCCATGGCGTGGGCCGCATTGAGACCATTGAGTCCCGGAACATCGGCGATACCCGGCAGGATTTTTACATCATGAAGATCCTGGAAACCAACATGGTCATCATGATCCCCACCCAGAATCTTACGGCCGTGGGCATCCGCAACGTGATCTGCAAAAAAGAGGTTTCAAAGATTTACAACATCATCCGCAGCCAGGAGGAGTGCGGCGCCGGTGACAACCAGACCTGGAACCGGCGGTACAAGGAGTACATGGACAAGATCAAAACCGGCTCCCTGTACGAGGTGGCTGAGGTGTTCCGGGACCTCTTTTTGCTGAAAATGACAAAAGACCTTTCATTTGGGGAAAGAAAACTGCTGGATACGGCCCAGGGCCTGCTGGTAAAAGAGCTTTCCATTGCAAAAGGGGCCGAAGAAAAAACGGTCATCTCTGAGATCGAGTCCTTTTTCCCCAAAATGCCTCCCTCCCATGCCGCCGGATAG
- a CDS encoding RluA family pseudouridine synthase has translation MTSAGHDGLRLDTLVAGQWDCSRHSAALLIKNGTILVDGRPQKPSYKVGVNQSITGRIPSQKPEKPGPEPAPLPLLFEDAFLLVVNKPPGLVVHPAPGHEGGTLVNRLLHHFPAIGTVGEPDRPGIVHRLDRNTSGALVVAKTAAAHQALSDMFKSRQVRKTYLALVYGQMKSTGGVVTLPIGRHSLERKKMSVSSPQARPAETRWKVRKAFVDASLLELEIHTGRTHQIRVHCTALQRPVVGDPTYPCKWTRKRQHFSSRASFELLNAAGRQMLHAWRLEFDHPVTGAPMCFTAPLFEDIKEMLHLLRAIDGTTAPKRA, from the coding sequence GTGACGAGTGCAGGGCACGACGGCCTGCGACTGGACACGCTGGTGGCCGGTCAGTGGGATTGTTCACGTCATTCAGCGGCCCTGCTGATCAAAAACGGCACTATCCTTGTGGACGGTCGGCCCCAGAAGCCTTCCTATAAAGTTGGCGTCAACCAGTCCATAACCGGTCGCATTCCTTCACAAAAGCCGGAAAAGCCCGGCCCCGAGCCCGCCCCCCTGCCTCTCCTGTTTGAAGATGCGTTTCTGCTGGTTGTCAACAAGCCCCCCGGCCTTGTGGTGCACCCCGCCCCCGGCCATGAAGGGGGCACCCTGGTCAACCGCCTGCTGCACCATTTTCCGGCCATTGGCACCGTCGGTGAGCCTGACCGGCCGGGCATTGTCCACCGTCTGGACAGAAACACCTCCGGGGCCCTGGTGGTGGCCAAGACCGCGGCCGCCCATCAGGCGCTTTCCGACATGTTCAAATCCAGGCAGGTCCGCAAGACCTACCTGGCTCTGGTATACGGCCAAATGAAATCGACCGGCGGCGTTGTCACCCTGCCCATCGGCCGGCACTCCCTGGAAAGAAAAAAAATGTCGGTTTCAAGCCCTCAGGCCCGGCCAGCGGAAACTCGCTGGAAAGTGCGCAAGGCCTTTGTCGATGCCAGTCTGCTGGAGCTTGAAATTCACACCGGCCGGACCCACCAGATCCGGGTCCACTGTACGGCGCTGCAACGGCCGGTGGTGGGAGACCCCACCTACCCGTGCAAATGGACCCGGAAACGGCAGCACTTTTCCAGCCGGGCCTCTTTTGAGCTGCTCAATGCCGCCGGCCGGCAGATGCTTCACGCGTGGCGACTTGAATTTGATCATCCCGTTACCGGCGCACCCATGTGCTTTACAGCACCGCTTTTCGAAGATATAAAAGAGATGCTCCACCTGCTCAGGGCCATTGACGGCACAACAGCACCAAAAAGAGCCTGA
- a CDS encoding SDR family oxidoreductase: MKIKNFTDKKCFITGAASGIGRSTALAMARRGARLFLTDINAEPLEAVVKEIEQEGGTVAAWEAFDIRDLDRVRAFSNRIHQAHGAMDIVMNVAGTAIWGTVDRLKHIHWKTMIDINLMGPINVIECMVSEMVRAGQGGHLVNVSSAAGLIALPWHAAYSASKFGLRGLSEVLRYDLRPHRIGVTVVCPGAVKTPLVGTAQILGVDKSHKAARKMIRRFEKHAVTPEKVAADIIQGIEKNRYMVITSFDIRMAWWAKRRFFFAYHLAMIVISRFFRRMARKAAPAALDRDAT; this comes from the coding sequence ATGAAAATAAAAAACTTTACCGACAAAAAATGCTTTATCACCGGCGCGGCCAGTGGTATCGGCCGGTCCACGGCCCTTGCCATGGCCCGGCGGGGAGCCCGCCTCTTTCTCACCGACATAAACGCGGAGCCCCTGGAGGCGGTGGTTAAGGAAATTGAGCAGGAAGGCGGCACCGTGGCCGCGTGGGAGGCCTTTGATATCCGTGACCTTGACCGGGTGCGGGCCTTTTCAAACCGCATCCATCAGGCCCACGGCGCCATGGACATCGTGATGAACGTGGCCGGCACCGCCATCTGGGGCACGGTTGACCGGCTGAAGCATATTCACTGGAAAACCATGATCGATATCAACCTCATGGGCCCCATTAATGTGATTGAGTGTATGGTGTCCGAGATGGTGCGGGCCGGGCAGGGAGGCCATCTGGTCAACGTCTCTTCCGCCGCCGGCCTGATCGCCCTTCCCTGGCATGCCGCTTACAGTGCCAGCAAGTTCGGCCTGCGAGGCCTTTCCGAGGTGCTGCGCTACGACCTGCGGCCGCACCGCATCGGGGTCACCGTGGTCTGCCCCGGCGCGGTAAAAACCCCGCTGGTGGGCACGGCCCAGATTCTGGGTGTGGACAAAAGTCACAAGGCAGCCCGAAAGATGATCCGGCGCTTTGAAAAGCATGCCGTTACCCCTGAAAAAGTGGCGGCCGATATTATTCAGGGTATTGAAAAAAACCGGTACATGGTGATCACCTCTTTTGATATTCGAATGGCCTGGTGGGCAAAAAGACGATTTTTCTTTGCCTATCACCTGGCCATGATTGTGATCAGCCGGTTCTTCAGACGCATGGCCCGAAAGGCGGCGCCGGCGGCCTTAGACCGAGATGCCACATGA
- a CDS encoding alpha/beta hydrolase family protein, producing the protein MTSLPSPVKTRLQDTAGSLVDRLFLLPPKLAAPFVPPPAMDRNTYEQQLDFYIDSGYVARPASFFSLPSAAPSFSIIEERPYRDGRYQEIAYKSGYETKSPLIRDAYHAHTANRTGYLVRWIHGDRHRNTVLCLHGYMLGEPRQARKMFRVKHLFTAGLDVALFIAPFHWRRRAGGLSKRGFFLQPGNVGMTCECVGQSMHDLAGAFHILAQLGAPQIGLIGASLGGYNTALFACLSDMPAFGAMMVPAVNFSAPLGPDTARHAFPVDTALRQKIFSVWGMHSPLNFVPKLSSDRLLVVASRGDRLCPFVHVQALCDKWRISDCHFLSGGHWLVFNGRQRGQAWYDFLSRMEFLDNPG; encoded by the coding sequence ATGACCAGCCTTCCCTCACCCGTCAAGACCCGGCTGCAGGATACCGCGGGAAGCCTGGTGGACCGGCTCTTCCTGCTGCCGCCGAAGCTGGCCGCCCCTTTTGTGCCGCCGCCGGCCATGGACCGCAACACCTATGAGCAGCAACTTGACTTTTACATCGACAGCGGCTATGTGGCCCGGCCCGCCTCTTTTTTCTCGCTGCCCTCTGCAGCGCCCTCCTTTTCCATCATTGAAGAACGGCCTTACCGTGACGGCCGATACCAGGAGATCGCCTACAAAAGCGGGTATGAGACAAAAAGCCCCCTGATCCGAGACGCCTATCATGCCCATACGGCCAACCGCACCGGCTACCTGGTCCGGTGGATTCACGGGGACCGGCACCGGAACACGGTGCTCTGCCTTCACGGCTACATGCTGGGTGAACCGCGACAGGCAAGAAAGATGTTTCGGGTAAAACATCTTTTTACCGCCGGGCTGGACGTGGCCCTCTTTATCGCGCCCTTTCACTGGCGGCGCCGGGCCGGGGGCCTTTCAAAACGGGGATTCTTTCTGCAGCCCGGCAACGTGGGAATGACCTGTGAGTGCGTGGGCCAGAGCATGCATGACCTGGCCGGGGCCTTTCACATCCTTGCTCAACTCGGCGCGCCCCAGATCGGCCTGATCGGCGCCAGCCTGGGCGGGTACAACACGGCCCTGTTTGCCTGTTTGAGCGACATGCCGGCTTTCGGTGCCATGATGGTGCCGGCGGTGAACTTTTCTGCCCCCCTTGGGCCGGACACGGCCCGGCACGCCTTTCCCGTTGACACGGCACTGCGCCAAAAGATCTTCAGCGTCTGGGGAATGCATTCGCCGTTGAATTTTGTTCCGAAGCTGTCTTCTGACAGACTTCTGGTGGTTGCCTCCAGAGGCGACCGGCTCTGCCCCTTTGTCCATGTACAGGCCCTGTGTGACAAGTGGCGCATCTCCGATTGTCACTTTCTTTCCGGGGGCCACTGGCTGGTTTTCAACGGCCGACAGCGGGGCCAAGCATGGTATGACTTTCTTTCCCGCATGGAATTTCTGGACAATCCCGGCTGA